TTTTTAATTGGAATCATAATCCGATTTTTAAAAACACTAATTAACTCATTGTGGTAATTATATCTAGCTAAATTCGCTGTAATTAACTCTGTTTTACTATACCCTTTTCGAATTAAAAAATTAAGTAAATCATCATTATTTGCATATCCTAAATCAAATTCATTAATTGTATGATCAACATAGCCTCTGTGATGCAAATAATCTTTTGCTTCTTTCCCGGGTAAAGTATTTAAAGTATTTTTAAAAAATAACATGGTTAAATAATTTAACTGATATAACTTGTCCTTTTCGGTTTGCGGGATTGCCTTTACTTCTTTTGCAATAAAATTTTGCTCTAAATTATATTTTGTAGAAAGTAGTTCTTTTGCAGCATTAATTTGCATATTTTCCATTTTAGCAACAAAATATTCAACAGAACCACCAATATTACAAACAAAACAACGCCAAACTTGTTTTTCAACAGAAACCGACAAACTAGGATGTGAATCACTATGAAAGGGGCAAATTGCGATATAATTCCGTCCTCTTTTTGACAATTTTAAATAATCTCTAAAAACCTCTAACATCATTATTGATCCTTATTATGATTGTCATATACCAATATAATAACACATCGGTACACAAAAACGTGTAACCGATGTGTCATTGGTCATCTACATAAATATTATACTATAAAAAATAAAAAGAAAATCTTTCGATTTTCTTTTATGAAGACTTCCTAACGCAAGTCAACTACT
This genomic window from Spiroplasma sp. SV19 contains:
- the dnaG gene encoding DNA primase, translating into MMLEVFRDYLKLSKRGRNYIAICPFHSDSHPSLSVSVEKQVWRCFVCNIGGSVEYFVAKMENMQINAAKELLSTKYNLEQNFIAKEVKAIPQTEKDKLYQLNYLTMLFFKNTLNTLPGKEAKDYLHHRGYVDHTINEFDLGYANNDDLLNFLIRKGYSKTELITANLARYNYHNELISVFKNRIMIPIKNANHQVVGFSGRDMTNESSIKYLNTAETPVFTKSNILFNLNKITKEHKEITLVEGYMDVISLFQKQIPAVALMGTNLSKHQISLLSQRFDKVNIFLDNDNPGKLASEKISNLLINTGLTVKTIENNSQYKDADEICQSKNFELLKDLYYEEVEYELG